A region from the Myripristis murdjan chromosome 23, fMyrMur1.1, whole genome shotgun sequence genome encodes:
- the iapp gene encoding islet amyloid polypeptide produces MNHLRLPLLLFMLLVLLRCVATAPSHRYFSPSSSSEQESALPDDEGWLVPGLVSNPFLDLMNSRPQRGLTAVNSHHIEKRKCNTATCVTQRLADFLVRSSNTIGTVYAPTNVGSSAYGKRELLQPPSYLTL; encoded by the exons ATGAATCACCTGAGGCTGCCTCTGCTTCTCTTCATGCTGCTTGTGCTGCTGCGCTGTGTCGCCACCGCCCCAAGCCACag GTACTTCAGTCCTAGCTCATCCAGCGAGCAGGAAAGCGCGCTCCCGGACGACGAAGGCTGGCTCGTACCCGGGCTCGTCTCCAACCCCTTCCTCGACCTCATGAACTCACGGCCGCAAAGAGGGCTCACAGCCGTCAACAG CCATCACATCGAGAAGAGGAAGTGCAACACAGCGACCTGTGTGACCCAAAGACTAGCAGACTTCCTGGTGCGCTCCAGTAACACCATCGGCACCGTTTACGCACCAACCAACGTAGGATCTAGCGCCTACGGCAAGAGGGAGCTCCTGCAGCCTCCCAGCTACCTGACCCTCTAG
- the pyroxd1 gene encoding pyridine nucleotide-disulfide oxidoreductase domain-containing protein 1 isoform X2, with amino-acid sequence MGDKTEKTFRFVIVGGGIAGVTCVEQLSSQFPDAEVALITAASLVKAVANFKQVSKTLEEFDVEEQPSSVLEEKFPNLTVVQSAVKALNTHTHTVQTVDGRTFGYEKLCICSGGRPKLLTQGNPYVLGIRDTDSAQEFQKRLSKAKRIVVVGNGGIALELVYEVEGCEVIWAVKDKAIGNTFFDAGAAQFLIPSLEADKPEGATPCKRHRYTVEPAGASHTFTDEDRRGRGVGPTEPGSALGPDWHEGIVLRGAEEVSHRVSVEYQCEVDSIYTHQELLKSPQQTLVSEGGSWPVYVKLTNGKTFGCDFIVSATGVVPNTEPFLHGNNFALADDGGLRVDDHMMTSEPDVYAAGDVCTACWEHSPLWQQMRLWTQARQMGWYAGRCIAAHVLSEPIELDFCFELFSHITKFFSYKVVLLGKFNGQGLGPDHELLVRCTKGQEYIKVILSGGRMMGAVLIGETDLEETFENLILNQMDLTPYGEELLNPNIDIEDYFD; translated from the exons ATGGGAGATAAAACGGAGAAAACGTTCAGGTTTGTGATCGTGGGAGGCGGCATCGCAGGTGTGACATGTGTCGAGcag CTGTCATCCCAGTTCCCGGACGCAGAGGTGGCTCTGATCACAGCAGCTTCTCTTGTCAAGGCAGTGGCCAACTTCAAACAG GTGTCCAAGACGCTGGAGGAATTTGATGTTGAGGAGCAGCCGTCCAGCGTTCTGGAGGAGAAATTCCCCAACCTGACTGTTGTCCAGTCTGCTGTCAAagccctcaacacacacacgcat ACTGTGCAGACTGTGGATGGGCGGACTTTCGGTTATGAGAAGCTGTGTATCTGCAGCGGGGGCAGACCCAAGCTCCTCACCCAGGGTAACCCCTACGTGCTGGGGATACGGGACACGGACAGCGCCCAG GAATTTCAGAAGCGGCTATCCAAAGCAAAGaggattgttgttgttgggaaTGGAGGGATTGCCTTGGAATTAGT GTATGAGGTGGAGGGCTGTGAGGTGATCTGGGCCGTGAAGGACAAGGCCATAGGAAACACCTTCTTTGATGCCGGAGCGGCACAGTTCCTCATCCCCTCGCTGGAGGCCGACAAACCAGAGGGAGCCACTCCCTGTAAGAGGCATCGCTACACTGTGGAGCCAGCCGGAGCGTCCCACACCTTCACAG ATGAAGACAGGCGAGGGCGTGGCGTCGGTCCCACAGAGCCTGGCAGTGCCCTTGGTCCAGACTGGCACGAAGGAATTGTTCTGAGAGGAGCGGAGGAG GTGTCCCACCGAGTTTCAGTGGAGTACCAGTGTGAGGTGGACAGCATCTACACCCACCAGGAGCTGCTTAAGTCCCCGCAGCAAACGCTTGTATCTGAGGGAG GATCCTGGCCGGTTTACGTCAAGCTCACGAACGGGAAGACGTTTGGCTGTGACTTTATTGTCAGCGCAACCGGTGTGGTGCCAAACACAGAGCCGTTCCTCCATGGCAACAAT TTTGCACTGGCAGACGATGGCGGGCTGCGAGTAGACGACCACATGATGACATCGGAGCCAGATGTCTATGCTGCGGGAGACGTgtgcactgcatgctgggagcaCAGCCCACTGTGGCAGCAG ATGCGTTTGTGGACTCAGGCCCGTCAGATGGGCTGGTACGCAGGCCGCTGCATAGCTGCACACGTCCTGTCAGAACCAATAGAACTGGACTTCTGCTTCGAACTCTTCTCGCACATTACCAAATTCTTCAGCTACAAG GTGGTCCTGCTGGGCAAGTTTAATGGCCAGGGGCTGGGGCCCGACCACGAGCTGCTGGTGCGCTGTACGAAAGGCCAGGAGTACATCAAG GTCATCCTCAGTGGTGGGAGGATGATGGGAGCGGTGCTCATCGGGGAAACAGATCTGGAGGAAACCTTTGAGAACCTCATCCTCAATCAGATGGATCTGACACCGTACGGAGAGGAGCTGCTCAACCCCAACATTGACATAGAGGACTATTTCGACTGA
- the pyroxd1 gene encoding pyridine nucleotide-disulfide oxidoreductase domain-containing protein 1 isoform X1, with the protein MGDKTEKTFRFVIVGGGIAGVTCVEQLSSQFPDAEVALITAASLVKAVANFKQVSKTLEEFDVEEQPSSVLEEKFPNLTVVQSAVKALNTHTHTVQTVDGRTFGYEKLCICSGGRPKLLTQGNPYVLGIRDTDSAQEFQKRLSKAKRIVVVGNGGIALELVYEVEGCEVIWAVKDKAIGNTFFDAGAAQFLIPSLEADKPEGATPCKRHRYTVEPAGASHTFTDEDRRGRGVGPTEPGSALGPDWHEGIVLRGAEEVSHRVSVEYQCEVDSIYTHQELLKSPQQTLVSEGAGSWPVYVKLTNGKTFGCDFIVSATGVVPNTEPFLHGNNFALADDGGLRVDDHMMTSEPDVYAAGDVCTACWEHSPLWQQMRLWTQARQMGWYAGRCIAAHVLSEPIELDFCFELFSHITKFFSYKVVLLGKFNGQGLGPDHELLVRCTKGQEYIKVILSGGRMMGAVLIGETDLEETFENLILNQMDLTPYGEELLNPNIDIEDYFD; encoded by the exons ATGGGAGATAAAACGGAGAAAACGTTCAGGTTTGTGATCGTGGGAGGCGGCATCGCAGGTGTGACATGTGTCGAGcag CTGTCATCCCAGTTCCCGGACGCAGAGGTGGCTCTGATCACAGCAGCTTCTCTTGTCAAGGCAGTGGCCAACTTCAAACAG GTGTCCAAGACGCTGGAGGAATTTGATGTTGAGGAGCAGCCGTCCAGCGTTCTGGAGGAGAAATTCCCCAACCTGACTGTTGTCCAGTCTGCTGTCAAagccctcaacacacacacgcat ACTGTGCAGACTGTGGATGGGCGGACTTTCGGTTATGAGAAGCTGTGTATCTGCAGCGGGGGCAGACCCAAGCTCCTCACCCAGGGTAACCCCTACGTGCTGGGGATACGGGACACGGACAGCGCCCAG GAATTTCAGAAGCGGCTATCCAAAGCAAAGaggattgttgttgttgggaaTGGAGGGATTGCCTTGGAATTAGT GTATGAGGTGGAGGGCTGTGAGGTGATCTGGGCCGTGAAGGACAAGGCCATAGGAAACACCTTCTTTGATGCCGGAGCGGCACAGTTCCTCATCCCCTCGCTGGAGGCCGACAAACCAGAGGGAGCCACTCCCTGTAAGAGGCATCGCTACACTGTGGAGCCAGCCGGAGCGTCCCACACCTTCACAG ATGAAGACAGGCGAGGGCGTGGCGTCGGTCCCACAGAGCCTGGCAGTGCCCTTGGTCCAGACTGGCACGAAGGAATTGTTCTGAGAGGAGCGGAGGAG GTGTCCCACCGAGTTTCAGTGGAGTACCAGTGTGAGGTGGACAGCATCTACACCCACCAGGAGCTGCTTAAGTCCCCGCAGCAAACGCTTGTATCTGAGGGAG CAGGATCCTGGCCGGTTTACGTCAAGCTCACGAACGGGAAGACGTTTGGCTGTGACTTTATTGTCAGCGCAACCGGTGTGGTGCCAAACACAGAGCCGTTCCTCCATGGCAACAAT TTTGCACTGGCAGACGATGGCGGGCTGCGAGTAGACGACCACATGATGACATCGGAGCCAGATGTCTATGCTGCGGGAGACGTgtgcactgcatgctgggagcaCAGCCCACTGTGGCAGCAG ATGCGTTTGTGGACTCAGGCCCGTCAGATGGGCTGGTACGCAGGCCGCTGCATAGCTGCACACGTCCTGTCAGAACCAATAGAACTGGACTTCTGCTTCGAACTCTTCTCGCACATTACCAAATTCTTCAGCTACAAG GTGGTCCTGCTGGGCAAGTTTAATGGCCAGGGGCTGGGGCCCGACCACGAGCTGCTGGTGCGCTGTACGAAAGGCCAGGAGTACATCAAG GTCATCCTCAGTGGTGGGAGGATGATGGGAGCGGTGCTCATCGGGGAAACAGATCTGGAGGAAACCTTTGAGAACCTCATCCTCAATCAGATGGATCTGACACCGTACGGAGAGGAGCTGCTCAACCCCAACATTGACATAGAGGACTATTTCGACTGA
- the etnk1 gene encoding ethanolamine kinase 1, protein MANYIHVPDEAPAVPKIDVTLDESDYRPGALRLIKELRPSWKPSEVKMKFFTDGITNKLLGCYVGGVMQDVVLVRIYGNKTELLVDRENEVKSFRVLHAHRCAPRLYCTFNNGLCYEFLQGTALEPEHIRSQPVFRLIARQLAKYHAIHAHNGWVPQSDLWLKMGRYFALIPKNFEDPERNTRLSVEVPSPRRLREELVWLQQSLSVLGSPVVLCHNDLLCKNIIYNQDSGNVKFIDYEYAGYNYQAYDIGNHFNEFAGLNEVDYSHYPDRDFQLEWLRSYLEAYKEHKGQGSGVTDREVEVLYVQVNRFALASHFFWGLWALIQAKFSTIDFDFLGYAVLRFNQYFKMKPEVSALNLPE, encoded by the exons ATGGCCAACTACATTCACGTCCCCGACGAAGCTCCCGCTGTGCCTAAAATAGACGTGACACTTGACGAGAGCGACTACAGACCCGGTGCGCTGAGGCTGATCAAGGAGCTGAGACCCAGCTGGAAGCCATCCGAGGTCAAAATGAAG TTTTTCACAGACGGGATAACCAACAAACTGCTGGGCTGCTATGTGGGCGGAGTCATGCAGGACGTGGTTCTGGTCCGAATTTATGGCAACAAGACGGAGCTGCTGGTGGACCGTGAAAACGAGGTGAAGAGTTTCCGGGTCCTCCATGCACACCGCTGTGCCCCGCGCCTTTACTGCACCTTCAACAACGGCCTCTGTTACGAGTTTCTACAGGGAACGGCCTTGGAGCCGGAGCATATCCGCAGCCAGCCTGTCTTCAG GCTCATAGCCAGGCAGCTAGCCAAGTATCACGCCATCCACGCCCACAATGGCTGGGTGCCGCAGTCCGACCTGTGGCTGAAGATGGGCAGGTACTTTGCTCTCATCCCCAAGAACTTTGAGGATCCCGAGCGGAACACCAG GTTGAGTGTGGAGGTGCCCAGCCCGCGGCGCCTCCGAGAGGAGCTGGTGTGGCTCCAACAGAGCCTGTCAGTACTTGGCTCCCCCGTGGTTCTCTGCCACAACGACCTGCTCTGCAAGAACATCATTTACAACCAGGACTCAG GCAATGTAAAGTTCATTGACTACGAGTACGCAGGGTACAATTACCAAGCCTACGACATTGGGAACCATTTCAACGAGTTTGCTG gcCTGAATGAGGTGGATTATAGCCACTACCCAGATCGGGACTTCCAGCTGGAGTGGCTCCGCTCCTACCTGGAGGCATATAAGGAGCACAAGGGCCAGGGCAGTGGGGTGACtgacagagaggtggaggttCTCTACGTCCAAGTCAACCGGTTTGCCCTG gcaTCTCATTTCTTCTGGGGTCTGTGGGCTCTGATTCAGGCCAAGTTCTCCACCATCGATTTTGACTTCCTGGG ATACGCAGTGCTGCGCTTCAACCAGTACTTCAAGATGAAACCGGAGGTGTCTGCGCTGAACTTACCAGAATAA